A stretch of Candidatus Sphingomonas phytovorans DNA encodes these proteins:
- the dprA gene encoding DNA-processing protein DprA produces the protein MRDDPARDRAIARLRLIRTPKIGPVTYRQLIERFGDASAALEALPDLAARGGGRAPAIALASIAERELADAAKLGARHLFVDDPDYPALLAELDDAPPVLMLRGDIALARRPTIAMVGARNASAAACRFARQLAAELGREEVTIVSGLARGVDTAAHVGSIDSGTIAVIAGGIDIAYPPENAGLQEAIAMRGLLIAEQSPGTEPRARHFPYRNRIIAGLAQGTVVVEAAPKSGSLITARLAGEMGRDVMAVPGSPLDPRAQGCNGLIRDGATLIQSAADILELIRPIDPRMVRAPGSRFEGPPPEDASDIERRDVAGLLGPVPVAIDEVIRQSGLAPAIVQTVLLELELAGRLERHAGGRVSLI, from the coding sequence GTGCGTGACGATCCGGCGCGCGACCGGGCGATCGCGCGCCTCAGGCTGATCCGCACGCCGAAGATCGGCCCGGTCACTTATCGCCAGCTGATCGAGCGCTTCGGCGACGCATCCGCCGCCCTCGAAGCCCTGCCCGATCTGGCGGCTCGCGGCGGTGGGCGGGCGCCGGCCATCGCCCTGGCCAGCATCGCCGAACGGGAACTGGCGGATGCGGCGAAACTCGGCGCGCGCCATCTGTTCGTCGACGATCCGGACTATCCGGCGCTGCTGGCCGAGCTTGACGATGCGCCGCCAGTGTTGATGCTGCGCGGCGACATCGCCCTGGCCCGCCGCCCGACGATCGCGATGGTCGGCGCGCGCAATGCGTCTGCCGCGGCATGCCGCTTCGCGCGGCAACTGGCGGCCGAGCTGGGCCGCGAGGAGGTCACGATCGTATCGGGGCTGGCACGGGGCGTCGACACGGCCGCGCATGTCGGATCGATCGACAGCGGCACGATCGCGGTGATCGCCGGCGGCATCGACATCGCCTATCCGCCCGAGAATGCCGGCCTGCAGGAAGCGATCGCGATGCGCGGCCTGCTGATCGCCGAACAATCCCCCGGCACGGAACCTCGCGCGCGCCATTTTCCCTATCGCAACCGCATCATCGCCGGGCTTGCCCAAGGCACCGTGGTGGTCGAGGCAGCCCCCAAATCCGGGTCGCTCATCACCGCACGGCTGGCCGGCGAGATGGGCCGCGACGTGATGGCGGTGCCCGGGTCCCCGCTGGATCCCCGCGCGCAGGGCTGCAACGGGCTGATCCGCGACGGCGCGACCCTGATCCAGTCGGCCGCCGACATCCTCGAGCTGATCCGCCCGATCGACCCGCGCATGGTGCGGGCTCCAGGATCGCGCTTCGAAGGACCGCCGCCCGAGGATGCAAGCGACATCGAACGGCGCGACGTGGCCGGGCTGCTCGGCCCGGTGCCGGTCGCGATCGACGAGGTGATCCGACAATCCGGGCTTGCCCCGGCGATCGTCCAGACAGTGTTGCTCGAACTTGAACTGGCCGGGCGGCTTGAACGTCATGCCGGCGGGAGGGTGAGCTTGATTTGA
- the msrA gene encoding peptide-methionine (S)-S-oxide reductase MsrA, which translates to MASDVATLAGGCFWCTEAVFKDVIGVETVESGYIGGTVPNPTYKQVCGGDTGHAEAIRITFDTDQVRYGDILDMFFATHDPTQLNRQGNDVGTQYRSAIFPHSADQREEARAAMARASADWPAPIVTSIEPLAEWYPAEDYHQQYWEGEGQSNPYCLAVIPPKLKKLRKSFSTRSKTELAA; encoded by the coding sequence ATGGCAAGCGACGTGGCGACGCTGGCGGGCGGATGTTTCTGGTGCACCGAGGCGGTGTTCAAGGACGTGATCGGCGTCGAGACGGTCGAGAGCGGCTATATCGGCGGGACGGTGCCCAACCCGACCTACAAGCAGGTGTGCGGCGGCGATACCGGCCATGCCGAGGCGATCCGGATCACCTTCGACACGGATCAGGTCCGCTATGGCGACATCCTGGACATGTTCTTCGCGACTCATGATCCGACCCAGCTCAACCGGCAGGGCAATGACGTCGGCACGCAATATCGCTCGGCGATCTTCCCGCATTCGGCCGACCAGCGCGAAGAGGCCCGGGCAGCGATGGCGCGCGCCTCGGCCGACTGGCCTGCGCCGATCGTGACGTCGATCGAGCCGCTTGCCGAATGGTATCCGGCGGAGGATTACCACCAGCAATATTGGGAAGGCGAGGGGCAGTCGAACCCCTATTGCCTGGCCGTGATCCCGCCCAAGCTGAAGAAGCTCCGCAAGAGCTTCTCGACTCGATCCAAGACCGAGCTGGCCGCGTAA
- the aqpZ gene encoding aquaporin Z: protein MVTNTQRGLAEFLGTFWLVFGGCGSAVLAAGFPEVGIGFAGVALAFGLTVLTMAYSIGHISGCHLNPAVTVGLWAGGRFAGKDIPLYVIAQVLGATVAAYLLYFIASGAPGFTLPPNGLAVNGLESLSPGHYSLAAGLTIEVVLTFFFLLVIMGSTDTRAPAGFAPIAIGLALTLIHLISIPVTNTSVNPARSTGPALVVGGLALQQLWWFWVAPIVGGVLGGLVYKTLGADASKKPPIEGEAL from the coding sequence ATGGTGACGAACACGCAGCGGGGGCTCGCTGAGTTCCTGGGTACTTTCTGGCTCGTCTTCGGTGGCTGCGGCAGCGCGGTACTGGCGGCGGGCTTTCCGGAAGTCGGCATCGGCTTTGCGGGCGTCGCGCTCGCCTTCGGCCTGACCGTGCTGACCATGGCCTATTCGATCGGCCATATCTCCGGCTGCCACCTCAACCCGGCGGTCACGGTCGGCCTGTGGGCGGGCGGGCGATTCGCCGGCAAGGACATCCCGCTCTACGTCATCGCCCAGGTGCTCGGCGCGACGGTCGCCGCCTATCTGCTCTATTTCATCGCCAGCGGTGCACCCGGCTTCACCCTGCCACCCAACGGCCTTGCGGTGAACGGGCTCGAATCGCTGTCGCCCGGCCATTATTCGCTGGCCGCCGGGCTGACGATCGAGGTCGTGCTGACCTTCTTCTTCCTGCTGGTGATCATGGGATCGACCGACACGCGCGCGCCGGCCGGTTTCGCGCCGATCGCGATCGGCCTCGCGCTTACCCTGATCCACCTGATCAGCATCCCGGTCACCAACACCTCGGTGAACCCGGCGCGCAGCACCGGCCCGGCGCTGGTGGTCGGCGGGCTGGCGCTTCAGCAGCTCTGGTGGTTCTGGGTCGCGCCGATCGTGGGCGGTGTGCTCGGCGGCCTCGTGTACAAAACGCTCGGCGCGGACGCGTCCAAAAAGCCGCCGATCGAGGGCGAAGCGCTCTGA
- a CDS encoding GntR family transcriptional regulator has product MTALNSEDSPVYIKLRGTISAAILRGEYRAGDQLPSVRALAAEHGANPLTVAKAYQSFQDDGYVEVRRGVGMFVLPGAAEKLRAAEREHFIRDSWPRIRAHIVLLGLDTEDLLERAGA; this is encoded by the coding sequence ATGACAGCCCTGAACAGCGAAGACAGTCCCGTCTATATCAAGCTTCGCGGCACGATTTCCGCGGCGATCCTGCGCGGGGAGTATCGCGCGGGGGACCAGCTTCCGTCGGTCCGTGCGCTTGCGGCCGAACACGGCGCCAACCCGCTGACGGTGGCCAAGGCCTATCAGAGCTTCCAGGACGACGGCTATGTCGAGGTCAGGCGCGGCGTCGGCATGTTCGTGCTGCCGGGCGCCGCCGAAAAGCTTCGCGCGGCTGAGCGCGAGCATTTCATCCGCGACAGCTGGCCGCGCATCCGCGCGCACATCGTGCTGCTGGGCCTCGATACCGAAGACCTGCTGGAGCGCGCAGGGGCGTAA
- a CDS encoding L-threonylcarbamoyladenylate synthase, with the protein MTSPNPLISTCTLPYGEAAIAEAATTILSGEPVAIPTETVYGLAADATESCAVAGIYAAKGRPSFNPLIVHVLDRAAAERIASFDEAAGVLADAFWPGPLTLVLPLRPDAGIASLVTAGLDTIAIRVPAHRAMRALLLATGRPLAAPSANASGSISPTRAEHVLASLGGRIPLIVDDGPTEAGLESTIVMTGDGVQVLRPGPITTEVISSLFPGEGPGPVSEGIATGPRPLPGKKIVTSPGQLESHYAPAKPLRINASAATPDEWLIGFGSISGDVSLSGTGDLTEAAAALFSALHRGDASPKPRIAVAPIPETGLGVAINDRLRRAAHRD; encoded by the coding sequence ATGACCTCGCCAAACCCACTTATCTCCACGTGCACCTTACCTTACGGCGAGGCGGCCATAGCCGAGGCCGCCACGACGATCCTGTCGGGCGAGCCGGTCGCGATCCCGACCGAGACGGTCTATGGCCTTGCCGCCGACGCAACCGAGTCGTGCGCGGTTGCCGGCATCTACGCCGCCAAGGGCCGGCCGAGCTTCAATCCGCTGATCGTCCATGTCCTCGATCGCGCGGCGGCCGAGCGTATCGCGTCGTTCGACGAAGCCGCAGGAGTGCTTGCCGATGCGTTCTGGCCGGGGCCGCTGACCCTGGTGCTGCCGCTCCGCCCCGATGCGGGGATCGCGTCGCTGGTGACGGCCGGGCTCGATACGATCGCGATCCGCGTGCCGGCGCATCGGGCGATGCGCGCCCTGCTGCTGGCCACGGGCAGGCCGCTCGCCGCGCCGTCAGCCAATGCGAGCGGCTCGATCAGTCCGACCCGCGCGGAGCATGTGCTGGCGAGCCTGGGCGGGCGCATTCCGTTGATCGTCGATGACGGGCCGACCGAGGCGGGGCTGGAATCGACTATCGTCATGACGGGCGACGGGGTCCAGGTGCTGCGCCCCGGGCCCATCACGACGGAAGTCATCTCCAGTCTCTTTCCCGGCGAAGGCCCGGGCCCGGTATCGGAGGGCATCGCAACCGGGCCCCGGCCTTTACCGGGGAAGAAGATCGTGACGTCCCCCGGCCAGCTCGAAAGCCACTATGCACCGGCCAAACCGCTGCGCATCAACGCCAGCGCAGCCACCCCGGACGAATGGTTGATCGGATTCGGTTCCATCTCCGGCGACGTTTCCCTGTCCGGGACGGGCGACCTGACCGAGGCCGCCGCCGCCCTGTTCTCGGCCCTGCACCGAGGCGATGCGTCTCCAAAACCCCGAATCGCCGTCGCGCCGATCCCCGAAACCGGGCTCGGCGTGGCGATCAACGATCGCCTGCGCCGCGCCGCGCACCGCGACTGA
- a CDS encoding peptide MFS transporter yields MVDTPTADSPREPDITHVNPASDAVWFGHPPQLKRLFTTEMWERFGYYGMRAILTLYLAHHFLFNDETSTGLYGGFTALVYLTPLVGGLIADQYLGSKRTVKFGAIMMALGYLTLCFGGNGATPFATIDGQRYEVVVEGKGDAGKQFVIDHDQKLQIRGNDDKSVSLLAQDGHEVRKIEANGFKSDGERSPLFVFILLLGLSLVTVGNGFFKPNISTMVGELYASGDRRRDAGFTMFYMGINLGSLISQFFCPILAESVGWWAGFGLAAIGMACSWLLFQFDGGRLDGYGERPADARADRDWWIYGGALVTVPLVIFLFWNLMNYVAPPEGSGVIGYVLNLPVMGKALFGTFLIGVPAILVWSFVKGSKAEFQMMMAAMVLIIFNVVFWTLFEQAGSSLTLFAARNTVLEIGWTAPLFAMFQATPITYYLFFAAVIGGVAWLAFWFFASGEQPETRRIMAIGFAVVAVAGLVGMHVARTNGFGSQAVYVMPAGQTQIFNALFIVIFAPIFSVLWNALARRGLEPSIPIKFAIALMGVGAGFLFLVWGSQFVGSDFKVGMAWLAGLYLIHSIAELCISPVGLSMITKLSIARIVGMMMGVWFLSISVAQYVAGAVAQVASVETVGGQVTNLKVSLETYTGVFTTISYIAIGLGLLLLLLSWPLKKWMHGVT; encoded by the coding sequence ATGGTGGACACACCGACCGCGGACAGCCCGCGAGAACCCGATATCACTCATGTAAATCCCGCAAGCGACGCGGTCTGGTTCGGCCACCCGCCACAGCTCAAACGCCTGTTCACCACCGAAATGTGGGAGCGGTTCGGCTATTACGGCATGCGGGCGATCCTGACGCTCTACCTCGCCCATCATTTCCTGTTCAACGACGAGACCTCGACCGGCCTGTATGGCGGCTTCACTGCCCTGGTCTATCTGACGCCACTGGTCGGCGGCCTGATCGCCGACCAGTATCTCGGTTCGAAACGGACCGTGAAGTTCGGCGCGATCATGATGGCGCTCGGCTATCTCACGCTCTGCTTCGGCGGCAACGGGGCCACCCCGTTCGCGACGATCGACGGGCAGCGCTACGAAGTGGTGGTCGAGGGCAAGGGGGATGCGGGCAAGCAGTTCGTCATCGACCATGACCAGAAGCTGCAGATCCGCGGCAATGACGACAAGAGCGTCTCGCTTCTCGCCCAGGATGGCCACGAAGTCCGCAAGATCGAAGCCAATGGCTTCAAATCCGACGGCGAACGCTCGCCCTTGTTCGTCTTCATCCTCCTGCTCGGCCTGTCGCTCGTCACCGTGGGCAACGGCTTCTTCAAGCCGAACATCTCGACGATGGTCGGCGAACTATACGCAAGCGGGGACCGCCGGCGCGATGCAGGCTTCACGATGTTCTACATGGGCATCAACCTCGGCTCGCTCATCTCGCAATTCTTCTGCCCGATCCTTGCCGAAAGCGTTGGCTGGTGGGCCGGCTTCGGCCTCGCCGCCATCGGCATGGCATGCTCGTGGCTGCTGTTCCAGTTCGATGGGGGCCGGCTCGACGGCTATGGCGAGCGCCCGGCCGATGCCAGGGCGGACAGGGACTGGTGGATCTATGGCGGCGCGCTCGTCACCGTGCCGCTGGTCATCTTCCTGTTCTGGAACCTGATGAACTATGTCGCCCCGCCGGAAGGGTCGGGCGTCATCGGCTATGTCCTCAACCTCCCAGTCATGGGCAAGGCGCTGTTCGGAACCTTCCTGATCGGCGTGCCGGCCATTCTCGTCTGGTCGTTCGTCAAGGGGAGCAAGGCCGAGTTCCAGATGATGATGGCGGCGATGGTGCTGATCATCTTCAATGTCGTCTTCTGGACGTTGTTCGAACAGGCCGGGTCATCCCTCACGCTGTTCGCCGCGCGCAACACCGTGCTTGAAATCGGCTGGACGGCCCCGCTGTTCGCCATGTTCCAGGCCACCCCCATCACCTATTATCTCTTCTTCGCCGCGGTGATCGGCGGCGTCGCCTGGCTTGCCTTCTGGTTCTTCGCCTCCGGCGAGCAGCCGGAAACCCGCCGCATCATGGCCATCGGCTTCGCCGTGGTCGCGGTCGCCGGCCTGGTCGGCATGCATGTCGCCCGGACCAATGGCTTCGGCAGCCAGGCTGTCTATGTCATGCCCGCCGGCCAGACCCAGATCTTCAACGCGCTGTTCATCGTCATCTTCGCGCCGATCTTCAGCGTGCTGTGGAACGCACTGGCCCGACGCGGGCTTGAGCCTTCGATCCCGATCAAGTTCGCCATCGCCTTGATGGGCGTTGGCGCGGGCTTCCTGTTCCTCGTCTGGGGCAGCCAGTTCGTCGGCAGCGACTTCAAGGTCGGCATGGCCTGGCTCGCCGGCCTGTACCTGATCCATTCGATCGCCGAACTCTGCATCTCGCCGGTCGGCCTCTCGATGATCACCAAATTGTCGATCGCGCGGATCGTCGGGATGATGATGGGCGTCTGGTTCCTGTCCATCTCCGTCGCTCAATATGTCGCGGGCGCCGTAGCACAGGTGGCGAGCGTCGAGACGGTGGGCGGCCAGGTGACCAATCTCAAGGTCAGCCTCGAAACCTATACCGGCGTGTTCACGACGATTTCCTACATCGCGATCGGGCTTGGCCTACTTTTGCTCCTGCTGTCCTGGCCGCTGAAGAAGTGGATGCACGGGGTAACCTGA
- a CDS encoding nitroreductase, whose translation MFNDTSSPLALLATRRSGKPRDLVAPGPDEAQLTHMLGIAARTPDHGKLAPWRFVVVPADRREALSDLITTAYRAERPQAARLEIEALDQFARQAPTLVVVLSSPKSESHIPLWEQELSAGAACMNLLHAAHAAGFAGGWLTGWASYNESVRDAFGTAPEKIAGFMFIGTPSRPLEERPRPESDKIVRYWT comes from the coding sequence ATGTTCAACGACACCAGCAGTCCGCTCGCGCTCCTCGCCACCCGCCGTTCGGGCAAGCCGCGCGACCTTGTCGCGCCAGGCCCGGACGAGGCCCAGCTTACCCATATGCTCGGGATCGCGGCGCGCACGCCCGATCACGGCAAGCTGGCGCCGTGGCGTTTCGTCGTGGTCCCGGCCGATCGCCGCGAAGCGCTCAGCGACCTGATCACCACCGCCTATCGCGCCGAACGTCCGCAGGCAGCGCGGCTCGAGATCGAAGCGCTCGACCAGTTCGCCCGCCAGGCACCGACTCTGGTCGTCGTGCTGTCCTCGCCGAAGTCCGAAAGCCATATCCCGTTGTGGGAGCAGGAACTGTCGGCGGGCGCCGCGTGCATGAACCTGCTCCATGCCGCGCATGCCGCCGGGTTCGCCGGCGGATGGCTCACCGGATGGGCTAGTTACAACGAGTCGGTGCGTGACGCTTTTGGCACAGCGCCGGAAAAAATCGCCGGATTCATGTTTATCGGGACACCTTCCAGGCCCCTGGAAGAGCGGCCGCGTCCGGAATCGGACAAAATCGTCCGATATTGGACATAG
- the plsY gene encoding glycerol-3-phosphate 1-O-acyltransferase PlsY: MAPAGALLLGYLLGSIPFGLILTRVFGAGDLRKIGSGNIGATNVLRTGRKGLAAATLLLDAAKGFAAVAIVEAIWPGNGVLAAAAAFLGHLYPVWLGFRGGKGVATMMGIVLALHWPCAVVFAVVWLGLLAALRFSSLAGMTAAFSAPVSAAFFSAFDIVLPLLALALLVLWKHRENIERLLNGTEPKVGAKRA, translated from the coding sequence ATGGCGCCGGCTGGCGCGCTGCTGCTCGGGTATCTGCTGGGCTCGATTCCGTTCGGGCTGATTCTCACCCGCGTTTTCGGGGCCGGCGACCTGCGCAAGATCGGATCGGGCAATATCGGCGCGACCAACGTGCTGCGCACCGGCCGCAAGGGCCTGGCCGCGGCAACGTTGCTGCTCGACGCAGCCAAGGGTTTCGCTGCGGTCGCGATCGTCGAGGCGATCTGGCCGGGCAACGGCGTGCTCGCCGCGGCGGCGGCCTTTCTCGGCCATCTCTATCCGGTCTGGCTCGGGTTCCGCGGCGGCAAGGGCGTCGCGACGATGATGGGTATCGTGCTGGCACTCCATTGGCCATGCGCCGTCGTCTTCGCGGTGGTCTGGCTCGGGCTGCTCGCCGCGCTGCGCTTCTCCTCGCTGGCCGGCATGACCGCGGCGTTCAGCGCGCCGGTCAGCGCCGCCTTCTTCTCCGCCTTCGACATCGTTCTGCCCCTGCTCGCGCTGGCGCTGCTGGTGCTATGGAAGCATCGCGAGAATATCGAGCGCCTGCTGAACGGTACCGAGCCGAAAGTCGGCGCCAAACGTGCGTGA
- the murI gene encoding glutamate racemase — protein MTDTRPILFFDSGVGGLSVLAPTRALLPHAPFVYVADSAGFPYGTRSEAEIAARVPALLGRLAERYRPRLIVIACNTASTIALAAVRAALDLPIVGTVPAIKPAAEASRTRAIGVLGTDATVRQPYVDDLAARFAGDCLVLRHGSADLVQLAEAKLRGEDVPPARFEAALAGLFGQPGGERIDVIVNACTHFPLVVDELAAAAPHPVLFVDGSEGIARRVAFLTQGQSWPDSPGEGVAVFTGDADHAALAPALARYGLTRVKAL, from the coding sequence GTGACGGACACGCGGCCGATCCTGTTTTTCGATTCCGGGGTGGGCGGGCTTTCCGTGCTCGCGCCGACGCGCGCGCTGCTGCCCCATGCTCCTTTCGTCTATGTCGCCGATTCGGCTGGCTTTCCCTATGGCACCCGGAGCGAGGCCGAGATCGCGGCGCGGGTGCCGGCGCTGCTCGGGCGGCTGGCGGAGCGGTATCGGCCGCGCCTGATCGTGATCGCCTGCAACACCGCCTCGACCATTGCGCTCGCCGCAGTGCGTGCCGCGCTCGATCTGCCGATCGTGGGCACGGTCCCCGCGATCAAGCCAGCCGCCGAAGCCAGCCGCACGCGCGCGATCGGTGTGCTCGGGACCGATGCGACGGTGCGCCAGCCCTATGTCGACGATCTCGCGGCGCGGTTCGCCGGCGATTGCCTGGTGCTGCGTCACGGATCGGCCGACCTGGTCCAGCTCGCCGAGGCGAAGCTGCGCGGGGAGGACGTCCCGCCCGCCCGGTTCGAGGCGGCGCTTGCCGGCCTGTTCGGTCAGCCGGGTGGCGAGCGCATCGACGTGATCGTCAATGCCTGCACGCATTTCCCGCTCGTGGTCGATGAACTGGCGGCGGCCGCGCCGCATCCGGTGCTTTTCGTCGATGGCTCGGAAGGGATTGCGCGCCGAGTCGCGTTCCTCACCCAGGGGCAGTCATGGCCGGACAGCCCGGGCGAGGGAGTCGCGGTGTTCACCGGCGACGCGGATCACGCCGCGCTCGCGCCGGCGCTCGCCCGCTACGGCCTCACGCGGGTAAAGGCGCTCTAG
- a CDS encoding acyl-CoA dehydrogenase, whose product MTFTAPTADQRFVLDHVVGIGTLADSDRFAAATEDVVEAVLEGIGDFAAGEWAPLLRAGDTVGPKWTPDGVVMPEGFGKAYRDYVEGGWGTIGVPEAFGGQGLPFAIQTAVLDTLGAANMGLALAPTLTVGAIEALIHHGSPEQQALYLPKLATGEWTGTMNLTEPQAGSDVGALRTQAKPRGDGTWSIKGTKIFISFGDHDMAPNIVHLVLARTPDAPPGTKGISLFLVPKHRLDADGNPGELNDVRVVSIEHKMGLHASPTCVLSFGDNDDCVGTLIGGEFGGIRAMFTMMNNARLNVGLQGSQVAERATQAAVAYARERIQSPRAGSPSRDSVAIIEHPDVRRMLMRMKAQTQAARALVYFAAGHVDRAAIGEAGAQDRLELLTPLAKAHGTDIGCEVASIGVQVHGGMGYIEETGAAQFYRDARITPIYEGTNGIQAADLVGRKLGLGADGKGGGVFARLIADMRAEARDEGLIELIEACDAIGRDLMSRDTDDRLAASYPFLTMLSTAVCGWLMERQGRAATGSGDPAFLAMKAATARFYVEQIVPEAMGLRAAATAKAEILYAIPAEAFGA is encoded by the coding sequence ATGACATTCACCGCCCCTACCGCCGACCAGCGCTTCGTCCTCGACCATGTCGTCGGTATCGGCACGCTGGCCGACTCCGACCGATTCGCCGCGGCGACGGAGGACGTGGTCGAGGCAGTGCTTGAGGGAATCGGCGATTTCGCGGCGGGGGAATGGGCGCCCCTGCTCCGCGCCGGCGATACCGTCGGCCCGAAATGGACGCCTGACGGGGTGGTGATGCCCGAAGGCTTCGGCAAGGCGTATCGCGACTATGTCGAGGGCGGCTGGGGCACGATCGGCGTGCCCGAGGCTTTTGGCGGCCAGGGCCTGCCCTTTGCGATCCAGACAGCGGTGCTCGACACGCTCGGCGCGGCGAACATGGGCCTGGCGCTCGCCCCGACCCTGACGGTCGGCGCGATCGAGGCGCTGATCCATCACGGATCGCCCGAGCAGCAGGCGCTCTACCTGCCGAAACTCGCGACCGGCGAATGGACCGGCACGATGAATCTGACCGAGCCGCAGGCCGGATCGGATGTCGGCGCGCTGCGCACCCAGGCGAAGCCGCGCGGCGACGGGACCTGGAGCATCAAGGGCACCAAGATCTTCATCTCGTTCGGCGACCACGACATGGCGCCCAACATCGTCCACCTCGTGCTCGCCCGCACCCCCGATGCGCCGCCGGGGACCAAGGGCATCTCGCTGTTCCTGGTCCCGAAGCACCGGCTCGATGCCGACGGCAACCCGGGTGAGCTCAACGACGTCCGCGTGGTCTCGATCGAACACAAGATGGGGCTCCATGCCTCGCCCACCTGCGTGCTGAGCTTCGGCGACAATGACGATTGCGTCGGCACGCTGATCGGCGGCGAGTTCGGCGGCATCCGCGCGATGTTCACCATGATGAACAATGCGCGGCTCAATGTCGGGCTTCAGGGATCGCAGGTGGCAGAGCGCGCGACCCAGGCCGCGGTCGCCTATGCCCGCGAGCGGATCCAGTCGCCCCGCGCCGGATCGCCGTCACGCGATTCGGTTGCCATCATCGAACATCCCGACGTCCGCCGCATGCTGATGCGCATGAAGGCGCAGACCCAGGCGGCGCGCGCCCTGGTCTATTTCGCTGCCGGCCATGTCGACCGGGCGGCGATCGGCGAAGCGGGCGCTCAGGACCGGCTCGAGCTGCTGACCCCGCTCGCCAAGGCGCACGGCACCGATATCGGATGCGAGGTCGCCTCGATCGGCGTCCAGGTCCATGGCGGCATGGGCTATATCGAGGAGACCGGCGCGGCGCAGTTCTACCGCGATGCGCGCATCACCCCGATCTATGAAGGGACCAACGGCATCCAGGCTGCGGACCTGGTCGGACGCAAGCTCGGGCTCGGTGCCGATGGCAAGGGCGGCGGCGTCTTCGCACGGCTGATCGCAGACATGCGCGCCGAGGCGAGGGACGAAGGTCTGATCGAGCTGATCGAGGCATGCGACGCCATCGGACGCGACCTGATGAGCCGCGACACGGACGACCGGCTGGCGGCAAGCTATCCCTTCCTGACTATGCTCTCGACCGCTGTCTGCGGCTGGCTGATGGAACGGCAGGGCCGCGCGGCGACGGGATCGGGCGATCCCGCCTTCCTCGCGATGAAGGCGGCCACGGCGCGATTCTATGTCGAACAGATCGTGCCCGAGGCGATGGGCCTCAGGGCGGCAGCGACGGCGAAAGCGGAAATATTGTATGCGATACCGGCCGAGGCGTTCGGGGCCTGA
- the hemA gene encoding 5-aminolevulinate synthase has translation MEADGTALRGVDYSRIFTQAIDRLHVEGRYRVFIDILRNKGAFPNARCFAGHNGPKPITVWCSNDYLAMGQHPAVIAAMEEALHDVGAGSGGTRNIGGNTHYHVDLEGELADLHGKQGALLFTSGYVSNEATLATLAKILPGCIIFSDELNHASMIAGIRNSGCEKHVFRHNDVAHLEELLASVDPTVPKLIAFESVYSMDGDIAPIAEICDLADKYSALTYLDEVHAVGMYGERGGGVSERDGVAHRLTIIEGTLGKAFGVMGGYITADQTIIDVIRSYAPGFIFTTSLSPVLVAGALASVRHLKASSVERDGQQAAAKMLKAMMAEAGLPVMNSTTHIVPLMVGDPVKAKKISDILLAEYGVYVQPINYPTVPRGTERLRFTPGPAHDEAMMRELTGALVEIWSRLELRKAA, from the coding sequence ATGGAAGCGGACGGCACGGCGCTGCGGGGAGTGGATTACTCGCGCATCTTCACCCAGGCGATTGACCGCCTGCATGTCGAAGGCCGTTATCGTGTCTTCATCGACATCCTGCGCAACAAGGGCGCGTTCCCCAATGCCCGCTGCTTCGCCGGACATAACGGGCCGAAGCCGATCACCGTATGGTGCTCGAACGACTATCTCGCCATGGGCCAGCATCCGGCGGTGATCGCCGCGATGGAAGAGGCGCTGCACGATGTCGGCGCCGGCTCGGGCGGCACGCGCAATATCGGCGGCAACACCCATTACCATGTCGACCTGGAGGGTGAACTCGCCGATCTCCACGGCAAGCAGGGCGCGCTGCTGTTCACGTCGGGCTATGTCTCGAACGAGGCGACGCTTGCGACGCTCGCCAAGATCCTGCCGGGCTGCATCATCTTCTCCGACGAACTCAACCATGCCTCGATGATCGCGGGTATCCGCAATTCGGGCTGCGAGAAGCATGTCTTCCGGCACAACGACGTGGCGCATCTGGAAGAGCTGCTCGCCTCGGTCGATCCGACCGTGCCAAAGCTGATCGCGTTCGAGAGCGTCTATTCGATGGACGGCGACATCGCCCCCATCGCCGAGATCTGCGACCTGGCCGACAAGTACAGCGCGCTGACCTATCTCGACGAGGTCCACGCGGTGGGCATGTATGGCGAGCGGGGCGGCGGCGTTTCGGAGCGGGACGGGGTCGCGCACCGGCTGACCATCATCGAGGGCACACTGGGCAAGGCGTTCGGGGTGATGGGCGGCTATATCACCGCCGACCAGACGATCATCGACGTCATCCGCAGCTATGCACCGGGCTTCATCTTCACGACGTCGCTGTCGCCCGTGCTGGTCGCCGGCGCGCTGGCGAGCGTGCGGCACCTCAAGGCGTCGAGCGTCGAGCGCGACGGCCAGCAGGCCGCGGCCAAAATGCTGAAGGCCATGATGGCCGAGGCAGGGCTGCCGGTGATGAACTCGACCACGCATATCGTGCCGCTGATGGTCGGCGATCCGGTCAAGGCCAAGAAGATCAGCGACATCCTGCTCGCCGAATATGGCGTGTACGTTCAGCCGATCAATTACCCGACCGTGCCGCGCGGCACCGAGCGGCTGCGCTTCACCCCCGGCCCCGCGCATGACGAGGCGATGATGCGCGAGCTTACCGGCGCCCTGGTCGAGATCTGGAGCCGGCTGGAACTCCGCAAGGCCGCCTGA